In the genome of Bordetella avium, the window CAAGCACAGAGCCTAAAACGCGTACATGTCTGATACCGCTTCATCGCCAAAGCTGTCCTTGCCTGGCCAGCCATCAATAGAAAGCGCGTGGTTTCTACGGCCCGGCGTCGCAATGAGCAAAGCCGCTCTGCCTCATCCCGAACGATGCAAAACAGAAGCAAGGCCAAGGACTTCGATGGGCAATGCCGCGCATGGCAAGCGAGTAGGCGCGCGGTACCAGACCCGATGGCTCGCCGGTCAGCTATGAGCATTTCCATGCTTGACCAAGCGCGTCGATATCGTCGCGTTGTTGAAAGCCTGAACCTAGCAGGGCTCAAATTTGGCCAAGCAAGAGTCAAGCACAAGGGTATTGAGGAAAGCCCCCTCCTCGTGTAGCGCAGCGTCACGAACCGGCGGCAGACCGGGCCGATTTTCATCCCCCCTCGCCCAGCGATATCGACGCATGGATAGAAAGTGCAGATTCCACAAATACGGGTATCCCGTAGAATATGCCCCCTACCATCATCGAAACCCCAACCTTCCAGAAACAGGCAGGAAAGCTGTGGTCAAGCAGCGAGCAGCAGGAGTTCATCGACTGGATCGCCGTCCACCCGGCGTCAGGCCGCGCCATTCCTGGCGTGGGCGGCGCGCGCCAAGTGCGGTGGCGGCGTACCCTCAAGTCCTGTGAAGCAAAAATTATCTACTTCCACCTGCCGGAAGATCACGCCCTGCTATTAGTCGCTGTCTATGCCAAAGCCGCGCTCAGAACTTCGGGCTCTTCCCCATTAGAAATGGACGATATGAGATGAAAAGAAGAATCGACATTGAAGCCGCAGCGAAAGTGATCGAGGCCGATGCGGGCGAACCGCTGCCAGAGTTGCGTCAGGCCTTAAGAGAAGCACAGGGTGGCGCAGGTCGCGTCACCAGTCCAGAGCAGATTCTGATACGCCAGGCGCGAGCGAAATCCGGCCTCACGCAAACCGCGTTCGCGAAGCGAATTGCCACGCCGGTTGCCACGCTACGAGACTGGGAGCAAGGTCGCTACATGCCGCCCGGGGGGGTGCTGTGCCTGCTCAAGCTCCTTAACAAACATCCTGAGCTATATCTCCAGCTGGCCGATGTTTAGGGGGTAAGCGATGGCGTGGCCGGCCGACCTAATCGCCAGGCCCGTCCCAGTCCAGCCAGACAAAAACGCCTACAGGGCCAGGAGGGGCTCAGCCTGTTTCCGATACCGCTAGGGTTACACAGACTATCCGATCCACGGGCAGCATCTGCTATGGTTAACACTCCTACACATCGACTACCGGGGAGAGCCCATGAGTTGGAATTTGAAGAGCATTCTTTTCGGCCAAGCACAAGGTAAGCAGAAAACGCGCGTGGTACTGGCGCACACAGATACCGGCGAGGAAGCAAGCTTCGACCTGGATGGCGATCCGGCCGAGCACCGGCAGATGAGCGTGCCCGCCCTGCAAAAACTTGCCGTCGAGCAGATCGACCTTGCCTGATTAAAAGCACAGCCTCTCCACCGAGGGGCGTGCAGGCCGCTGGCCTGGCTAGCCTGCCCAGCCAGCCGTATCGCCTCTGCGGTCAAGTCCGCCGGCAGCAATAGTCTGGCTGGCGGCAAGGCCTTTTTCTGAGAAGCGTTTTTTCCGGGCAGCTCAATCACGACCTGGCGCATTCACCAGATTGACCGTCCGTTCGGACTAGCGTGCTTGCCGCCGGCCTTGCATTCCACCAAGGCTAGACGGCCACCCAAGCACCCTCCCGATACTGCGGCGATAGACGACATCGTCGCCACCCATTTCATCGAAAGCCGCCAGTGATCTGGCACTTCTCATAAAAAAACCCGCCAGAACAGGCGGGTCAGCTCACACAATCAGCGCGATCACCCTGTGAAATCCACAACCTTTGTGTGATTCATGCAATGGGCATTGATCTTGTACAGGAAGATGAAATATCCAATGCCCAGCGTGAGGATGGAGATGATGGCCCAGATAATGATATTGCCGATGATGCTGGCCAAATCGATGGTGCACACCAGCCGCCCAACGCGCTTACCCGAATCATCGAGCACCGAAGTCCGGCTAATGATGAATCGTTGCATGTAGTAGGGGAATACAAACAGCGCCAGGCCGAATGTAATGAAGGCCAGAATGATCCAGATGATTCCGTGACCAATAATATCCCCGACCGTAAGATCGGATTTCAGCTGCAATTGCTTCATGGCTACATCTCCGGCATTAGTTAAGGATAAATTTACCATACATGCACAAA includes:
- a CDS encoding DNA-binding protein, whose amino-acid sequence is MPPTIIETPTFQKQAGKLWSSSEQQEFIDWIAVHPASGRAIPGVGGARQVRWRRTLKSCEAKIIYFHLPEDHALLLVAVYAKAALRTSGSSPLEMDDMR
- a CDS encoding helix-turn-helix domain-containing protein, which encodes MKRRIDIEAAAKVIEADAGEPLPELRQALREAQGGAGRVTSPEQILIRQARAKSGLTQTAFAKRIATPVATLRDWEQGRYMPPGGVLCLLKLLNKHPELYLQLADV
- a CDS encoding DUF6693 family protein, producing the protein MKQLQLKSDLTVGDIIGHGIIWIILAFITFGLALFVFPYYMQRFIISRTSVLDDSGKRVGRLVCTIDLASIIGNIIIWAIISILTLGIGYFIFLYKINAHCMNHTKVVDFTG